In one window of Enoplosus armatus isolate fEnoArm2 chromosome 7, fEnoArm2.hap1, whole genome shotgun sequence DNA:
- the ttc14 gene encoding tetratricopeptide repeat protein 14 isoform X3, whose amino-acid sequence MDRELLRQCLTYHGESLFNKLKCEQTENPDFQAVVSDLCKATYERGEGQDSPLVEQFVARKADILFCPAWQTATHKEEEHEEEEEAAEPCAIMPPVELFMEVSYEERRAMLYRDLEKGDIVVGRINNIREYGFFLTLLCTAGGLKRDIEDLELSALCYIREIPSTGSHDDPLSYYQIGDFIRAAVKDIDRYQEKITVSLHQASLSPSLEHIKLGVIPREELPIHYSRSVRAAADSETYECILMSCHGYHNPSVVDYLLEKVGVSDTHPPSMMRGLQSKLFQEEDFASAIRKKQSASWALKCVRAGVDHFKHGRHVEAMNEYNKALDIDTNNVEALVARGALYANKGSIVKAITDFELALESCPDHRNAKKYLCQTLVERGKQLEEQEKLVTAEGLYRRALTLDDLNPEAQEALHKITDTIQKSIRLREEALAKEEAKVKSQTSAEKLRKILKEEKRMKKKRKRSASSSSSSSAYSRNCSSPSSSSSSHRRSKKKKKKRRRSERGSKRHRRISSRESRRKEGEVEWYPAPPNTSATFLNQKGGPEFGERDEAEVKEKDAEDRRICQLYSLSAASEEEESDSSRRERRRRDREGSGTKRGKNCPSRSPEREERASRSRERRDKSRERGKEDNRKDRRDSDSKRRSSLDESRKRKVSCSSAESEYSRKSNFKAEYLGNSASKHVESRMRHDSSKRNSFDGGRYENRGREENRVVEEANREDGRRGRVEEEGSRSDAGNHKRSEGAVNLKQGLTSVPGGGPKKGLPTNLVDIFNQIAQFEKEKGAGPK is encoded by the exons atgGACAGAGAATTGTTGAGGCAGTGCCTGACGTATCATGGAGAATCGTTGttcaacaaactgaaatgtgagCAAACAGAAAACCCAGATTTCCAAGCCGTGGTGTCTGACCTGTGCAAGGCCACGTATGAAAG ggGTGAAGGGCAGGACAGCCCCCTCGTGGAGCAGTTCGTTGCCAGGAAGGCTGACATCCTGTTTTGTCCCGCATGGCAGACCGCCACTCATAAAGAAGAGgagcatgaggaggaggaggaggctgcag AGCCCTGTGCCATCATGCCACCGGTGGAGTTATTCATGGAGGTGTCGTATGAGGAAAGAAGAGCCATGCTGTACAGAGACTTGGAGAAAGGAGACATTGTGGTGGGGAGGATCAACAACATTAGAGAATACGGCTTCTTCCTCACTCTTCTTTGCACGGCAGGAGGACTGAAGAGAGACATAGAAGATCTAGAGTTGTCG GCTCTTTGTTACATCAGAGAAATTCCCTCCACTGGCAGCCATGATGATCCTCTGTCCTACTACCAGATCGGGGACTTCATCAGGG CTGCCGTGAAAGATATTGACCGCTACCAGGAGAAAATCACGGTCTCCCTCCACCAGGCCTCCCTTTCTCCCAGCTTGGAGCACATCAAACTGGGTGTCATTCCCCGGGAGGAGCTTCCCATACACTACAG tCGTAGCGTCCGTGCAGCCGCTGACAGTGAGACGTATGAGTGTATACTGATGAGTTGCCACGGTTACCACAACCCCTCAGTAGTGGACTACCTGCTGGAGAAGGTGGGAGTCAGTGACACCCACCCACCATCAATGATGAGAGGACTGCAAAG TAAACTTTTCCAAGAGGAGGATTTTGCCTCTGCAATCCGGAAGAAACAGTCCGCATCGTGGGCCTTGAAGTG TGTCCGTGCAGGTGTGGACCACTTCAAACATGGTCGCCATGTGGAAGCCATGAATGAATACAACAAGGCCTTGGATATCGACACTAATAATGTAGAAGCACTGGTGGCACGTGGAGCTCT CTATGCTAACAAAGGCAGCATTGTGAAGGCTATAACAGACTTTGAGTTGGCCCTGGAGAGCTGTCCAGATCACCGCAACGCCAAGAAGTACCTCTGCCAGACgctggtggagagaggaaaaca gcTTGAAGAACAGGAGAAACTAGTAACAGCGGAGGGATTGTACAGGAGAGCTCTGACTCTCGATGACTTAAACCCTGAGGCGCAGGAGGCCCTGCACAAGATCACAGACACTATACAG AAATCAATTCGCCTGCGAGAAGAAGCGCTGGCTAAGGAGGAAGCGAAAGTTAAGAGCCAGACCAGCGCTGAGAAATTGCGTAAGATcttaaaagaggagaagag GATGAAGAAAAAACGCAAGAGAtcagcctcttcctcttcgtcGTCCTCCGCTTATTCCAGGAACTGCTCTTCTCCTtcgtcgtcttcctcctctcacaggaggtccaaaaagaaaaagaagaagaggaggaggtccgAGCGGGGCAGTAAGCGCCATCGCAGGATCTCCTCCCgggagagcaggagga aggagggtgaggtGGAGTGGTATCCCGCTCCACCCAACACCTCCGCCACCTTTCTCAACCAGAAGGGAGGGCCGGAGtttggagagagggatgaggcgGAGGTGAAGGAGAAGGACGCCGAAGACAGAAGGATCTGTCAGCTGTACTCTCTGTCGGCAGcttcagaggaggaagagtccGACTCCTCacgcagagagaggaggagaagggacagagaggggagcgggacaaagagagggaaaaactgTCCCAGTAGAAGcccagaaagagaggagagggcgagcaggagcagagaaaggagggataagagcagggagagagggaaggaggacaACAGGAAAGACCGGAGAGACAGCGACTCCAAGAGGAGAAGCAGCTTAGATGAGAGCAGAAAGCGCAAAGTGTCCTGCTCGTCGGCTGAGTCGGAATATTCACGCAAATCCAATTTCAAAGCCGAATATTTAGGGAACTCTGCGTCCAAACACGTGGAGAGTAGGATGAGACACGACTCCTCCAAGAGGAACTCCTTCGATGGAGGTAGGTATGAGAACAGAGGGCGGGAGGAGAATCGGGTGGTGGAGGAGGCAAACAGAGAGGACGGTAGgagaggcagagtggaggaggagggcagcagGTCAGATGCAGGAAACCATAAAAGGTCGGAAGGTGCTGTGAATCTTAAACAGGGTTTGACCTCGGTGCCGGGAGGAGGGCCTAAAAAAGGCCTCCCTACTAATCTGGTAGATATTTTCAATCAGATCGCCCAGTttgagaaggagaaaggagcCGGGCCAAAATAA
- the ttc14 gene encoding tetratricopeptide repeat protein 14 isoform X2 yields MDRELLRQCLTYHGESLFNKLKCEQTENPDFQAVVSDLCKATYESRGEGQDSPLVEQFVARKADILFCPAWQTATHKEEEHEEEEEAPCAIMPPVELFMEVSYEERRAMLYRDLEKGDIVVGRINNIREYGFFLTLLCTAGGLKRDIEDLELSALCYIREIPSTGSHDDPLSYYQIGDFIRAAVKDIDRYQEKITVSLHQASLSPSLEHIKLGVIPREELPIHYSRSVRAAADSETYECILMSCHGYHNPSVVDYLLEKVGVSDTHPPSMMRGLQSKLFQEEDFASAIRKKQSASWALKCVRAGVDHFKHGRHVEAMNEYNKALDIDTNNVEALVARGALYANKGSIVKAITDFELALESCPDHRNAKKYLCQTLVERGKQLEEQEKLVTAEGLYRRALTLDDLNPEAQEALHKITDTIQKSIRLREEALAKEEAKVKSQTSAEKLRKILKEEKRMKKKRKRSASSSSSSSAYSRNCSSPSSSSSSHRRSKKKKKKRRRSERGSKRHRRISSRESRRSEEGKSERNGREEEEGEVEWYPAPPNTSATFLNQKGGPEFGERDEAEVKEKDAEDRRICQLYSLSAASEEEESDSSRRERRRRDREGSGTKRGKNCPSRSPEREERASRSRERRDKSRERGKEDNRKDRRDSDSKRRSSLDESRKRKVSCSSAESEYSRKSNFKAEYLGNSASKHVESRMRHDSSKRNSFDGGRYENRGREENRVVEEANREDGRRGRVEEEGSRSDAGNHKRSEGAVNLKQGLTSVPGGGPKKGLPTNLVDIFNQIAQFEKEKGAGPK; encoded by the exons atgGACAGAGAATTGTTGAGGCAGTGCCTGACGTATCATGGAGAATCGTTGttcaacaaactgaaatgtgagCAAACAGAAAACCCAGATTTCCAAGCCGTGGTGTCTGACCTGTGCAAGGCCACGTATGAAAG cagggGTGAAGGGCAGGACAGCCCCCTCGTGGAGCAGTTCGTTGCCAGGAAGGCTGACATCCTGTTTTGTCCCGCATGGCAGACCGCCACTCATAAAGAAGAGgagcatgaggaggaggaggaggct CCCTGTGCCATCATGCCACCGGTGGAGTTATTCATGGAGGTGTCGTATGAGGAAAGAAGAGCCATGCTGTACAGAGACTTGGAGAAAGGAGACATTGTGGTGGGGAGGATCAACAACATTAGAGAATACGGCTTCTTCCTCACTCTTCTTTGCACGGCAGGAGGACTGAAGAGAGACATAGAAGATCTAGAGTTGTCG GCTCTTTGTTACATCAGAGAAATTCCCTCCACTGGCAGCCATGATGATCCTCTGTCCTACTACCAGATCGGGGACTTCATCAGGG CTGCCGTGAAAGATATTGACCGCTACCAGGAGAAAATCACGGTCTCCCTCCACCAGGCCTCCCTTTCTCCCAGCTTGGAGCACATCAAACTGGGTGTCATTCCCCGGGAGGAGCTTCCCATACACTACAG tCGTAGCGTCCGTGCAGCCGCTGACAGTGAGACGTATGAGTGTATACTGATGAGTTGCCACGGTTACCACAACCCCTCAGTAGTGGACTACCTGCTGGAGAAGGTGGGAGTCAGTGACACCCACCCACCATCAATGATGAGAGGACTGCAAAG TAAACTTTTCCAAGAGGAGGATTTTGCCTCTGCAATCCGGAAGAAACAGTCCGCATCGTGGGCCTTGAAGTG TGTCCGTGCAGGTGTGGACCACTTCAAACATGGTCGCCATGTGGAAGCCATGAATGAATACAACAAGGCCTTGGATATCGACACTAATAATGTAGAAGCACTGGTGGCACGTGGAGCTCT CTATGCTAACAAAGGCAGCATTGTGAAGGCTATAACAGACTTTGAGTTGGCCCTGGAGAGCTGTCCAGATCACCGCAACGCCAAGAAGTACCTCTGCCAGACgctggtggagagaggaaaaca gcTTGAAGAACAGGAGAAACTAGTAACAGCGGAGGGATTGTACAGGAGAGCTCTGACTCTCGATGACTTAAACCCTGAGGCGCAGGAGGCCCTGCACAAGATCACAGACACTATACAG AAATCAATTCGCCTGCGAGAAGAAGCGCTGGCTAAGGAGGAAGCGAAAGTTAAGAGCCAGACCAGCGCTGAGAAATTGCGTAAGATcttaaaagaggagaagag GATGAAGAAAAAACGCAAGAGAtcagcctcttcctcttcgtcGTCCTCCGCTTATTCCAGGAACTGCTCTTCTCCTtcgtcgtcttcctcctctcacaggaggtccaaaaagaaaaagaagaagaggaggaggtccgAGCGGGGCAGTAAGCGCCATCGCAGGATCTCCTCCCgggagagcaggaggagtgaggagggtAAGAGCGAAAGAAacgggagggaggaagaggagggtgaggtGGAGTGGTATCCCGCTCCACCCAACACCTCCGCCACCTTTCTCAACCAGAAGGGAGGGCCGGAGtttggagagagggatgaggcgGAGGTGAAGGAGAAGGACGCCGAAGACAGAAGGATCTGTCAGCTGTACTCTCTGTCGGCAGcttcagaggaggaagagtccGACTCCTCacgcagagagaggaggagaagggacagagaggggagcgggacaaagagagggaaaaactgTCCCAGTAGAAGcccagaaagagaggagagggcgagcaggagcagagaaaggagggataagagcagggagagagggaaggaggacaACAGGAAAGACCGGAGAGACAGCGACTCCAAGAGGAGAAGCAGCTTAGATGAGAGCAGAAAGCGCAAAGTGTCCTGCTCGTCGGCTGAGTCGGAATATTCACGCAAATCCAATTTCAAAGCCGAATATTTAGGGAACTCTGCGTCCAAACACGTGGAGAGTAGGATGAGACACGACTCCTCCAAGAGGAACTCCTTCGATGGAGGTAGGTATGAGAACAGAGGGCGGGAGGAGAATCGGGTGGTGGAGGAGGCAAACAGAGAGGACGGTAGgagaggcagagtggaggaggagggcagcagGTCAGATGCAGGAAACCATAAAAGGTCGGAAGGTGCTGTGAATCTTAAACAGGGTTTGACCTCGGTGCCGGGAGGAGGGCCTAAAAAAGGCCTCCCTACTAATCTGGTAGATATTTTCAATCAGATCGCCCAGTttgagaaggagaaaggagcCGGGCCAAAATAA
- the ttc14 gene encoding tetratricopeptide repeat protein 14 isoform X4 encodes MDRELLRQCLTYHGESLFNKLKCEQTENPDFQAVVSDLCKATYESRGEGQDSPLVEQFVARKADILFCPAWQTATHKEEEHEEEEEAAEPCAIMPPVELFMEVSYEERRAMLYRDLEKGDIVVGRINNIREYGFFLTLLCTAGGLKRDIEDLELSALCYIREIPSTGSHDDPLSYYQIGDFIRAAVKDIDRYQEKITVSLHQASLSPSLEHIKLGVIPREELPIHYSRSVRAAADSETYECILMSCHGYHNPSVVDYLLEKVGVSDTHPPSMMRGLQSKLFQEEDFASAIRKKQSASWALKCVRAGVDHFKHGRHVEAMNEYNKALDIDTNNVEALVARGALYANKGSIVKAITDFELALESCPDHRNAKKYLCQTLVERGKQLEEQEKLVTAEGLYRRALTLDDLNPEAQEALHKITDTIQKSIRLREEALAKEEAKVKSQTSAEKLRKILKEEKRMKKKRKRSASSSSSSSAYSRNCSSPSSSSSSHRRSKKKKKKRRRSERGSKRHRRISSRESRRSEEGKSERNGREEEEGEVEWYPAPPNTSATFLNQKGGPEFGERDEAEVKEKDAEDRRICQLYSLSAASEEEESDSSRRERRRRDREGSGTKRGKNCPSRSPEREERASRSRERRDKSRERGKEDNRKDRRDSDSKRRSSLDESRKRKVSCSSAESEYSRKSNFKAEYLGNSASKHVESRMRHDSSKRNSFDGGRYENRGREENRVVEEANREDGRRGGPKKGLPTNLVDIFNQIAQFEKEKGAGPK; translated from the exons atgGACAGAGAATTGTTGAGGCAGTGCCTGACGTATCATGGAGAATCGTTGttcaacaaactgaaatgtgagCAAACAGAAAACCCAGATTTCCAAGCCGTGGTGTCTGACCTGTGCAAGGCCACGTATGAAAG cagggGTGAAGGGCAGGACAGCCCCCTCGTGGAGCAGTTCGTTGCCAGGAAGGCTGACATCCTGTTTTGTCCCGCATGGCAGACCGCCACTCATAAAGAAGAGgagcatgaggaggaggaggaggctgcag AGCCCTGTGCCATCATGCCACCGGTGGAGTTATTCATGGAGGTGTCGTATGAGGAAAGAAGAGCCATGCTGTACAGAGACTTGGAGAAAGGAGACATTGTGGTGGGGAGGATCAACAACATTAGAGAATACGGCTTCTTCCTCACTCTTCTTTGCACGGCAGGAGGACTGAAGAGAGACATAGAAGATCTAGAGTTGTCG GCTCTTTGTTACATCAGAGAAATTCCCTCCACTGGCAGCCATGATGATCCTCTGTCCTACTACCAGATCGGGGACTTCATCAGGG CTGCCGTGAAAGATATTGACCGCTACCAGGAGAAAATCACGGTCTCCCTCCACCAGGCCTCCCTTTCTCCCAGCTTGGAGCACATCAAACTGGGTGTCATTCCCCGGGAGGAGCTTCCCATACACTACAG tCGTAGCGTCCGTGCAGCCGCTGACAGTGAGACGTATGAGTGTATACTGATGAGTTGCCACGGTTACCACAACCCCTCAGTAGTGGACTACCTGCTGGAGAAGGTGGGAGTCAGTGACACCCACCCACCATCAATGATGAGAGGACTGCAAAG TAAACTTTTCCAAGAGGAGGATTTTGCCTCTGCAATCCGGAAGAAACAGTCCGCATCGTGGGCCTTGAAGTG TGTCCGTGCAGGTGTGGACCACTTCAAACATGGTCGCCATGTGGAAGCCATGAATGAATACAACAAGGCCTTGGATATCGACACTAATAATGTAGAAGCACTGGTGGCACGTGGAGCTCT CTATGCTAACAAAGGCAGCATTGTGAAGGCTATAACAGACTTTGAGTTGGCCCTGGAGAGCTGTCCAGATCACCGCAACGCCAAGAAGTACCTCTGCCAGACgctggtggagagaggaaaaca gcTTGAAGAACAGGAGAAACTAGTAACAGCGGAGGGATTGTACAGGAGAGCTCTGACTCTCGATGACTTAAACCCTGAGGCGCAGGAGGCCCTGCACAAGATCACAGACACTATACAG AAATCAATTCGCCTGCGAGAAGAAGCGCTGGCTAAGGAGGAAGCGAAAGTTAAGAGCCAGACCAGCGCTGAGAAATTGCGTAAGATcttaaaagaggagaagag GATGAAGAAAAAACGCAAGAGAtcagcctcttcctcttcgtcGTCCTCCGCTTATTCCAGGAACTGCTCTTCTCCTtcgtcgtcttcctcctctcacaggaggtccaaaaagaaaaagaagaagaggaggaggtccgAGCGGGGCAGTAAGCGCCATCGCAGGATCTCCTCCCgggagagcaggaggagtgaggagggtAAGAGCGAAAGAAacgggagggaggaagaggagggtgaggtGGAGTGGTATCCCGCTCCACCCAACACCTCCGCCACCTTTCTCAACCAGAAGGGAGGGCCGGAGtttggagagagggatgaggcgGAGGTGAAGGAGAAGGACGCCGAAGACAGAAGGATCTGTCAGCTGTACTCTCTGTCGGCAGcttcagaggaggaagagtccGACTCCTCacgcagagagaggaggagaagggacagagaggggagcgggacaaagagagggaaaaactgTCCCAGTAGAAGcccagaaagagaggagagggcgagcaggagcagagaaaggagggataagagcagggagagagggaaggaggacaACAGGAAAGACCGGAGAGACAGCGACTCCAAGAGGAGAAGCAGCTTAGATGAGAGCAGAAAGCGCAAAGTGTCCTGCTCGTCGGCTGAGTCGGAATATTCACGCAAATCCAATTTCAAAGCCGAATATTTAGGGAACTCTGCGTCCAAACACGTGGAGAGTAGGATGAGACACGACTCCTCCAAGAGGAACTCCTTCGATGGAGGTAGGTATGAGAACAGAGGGCGGGAGGAGAATCGGGTGGTGGAGGAGGCAAACAGAGAGGACGGTAGgagag GAGGGCCTAAAAAAGGCCTCCCTACTAATCTGGTAGATATTTTCAATCAGATCGCCCAGTttgagaaggagaaaggagcCGGGCCAAAATAA
- the ttc14 gene encoding tetratricopeptide repeat protein 14 isoform X1, whose translation MDRELLRQCLTYHGESLFNKLKCEQTENPDFQAVVSDLCKATYESRGEGQDSPLVEQFVARKADILFCPAWQTATHKEEEHEEEEEAAEPCAIMPPVELFMEVSYEERRAMLYRDLEKGDIVVGRINNIREYGFFLTLLCTAGGLKRDIEDLELSALCYIREIPSTGSHDDPLSYYQIGDFIRAAVKDIDRYQEKITVSLHQASLSPSLEHIKLGVIPREELPIHYSRSVRAAADSETYECILMSCHGYHNPSVVDYLLEKVGVSDTHPPSMMRGLQSKLFQEEDFASAIRKKQSASWALKCVRAGVDHFKHGRHVEAMNEYNKALDIDTNNVEALVARGALYANKGSIVKAITDFELALESCPDHRNAKKYLCQTLVERGKQLEEQEKLVTAEGLYRRALTLDDLNPEAQEALHKITDTIQKSIRLREEALAKEEAKVKSQTSAEKLRKILKEEKRMKKKRKRSASSSSSSSAYSRNCSSPSSSSSSHRRSKKKKKKRRRSERGSKRHRRISSRESRRSEEGKSERNGREEEEGEVEWYPAPPNTSATFLNQKGGPEFGERDEAEVKEKDAEDRRICQLYSLSAASEEEESDSSRRERRRRDREGSGTKRGKNCPSRSPEREERASRSRERRDKSRERGKEDNRKDRRDSDSKRRSSLDESRKRKVSCSSAESEYSRKSNFKAEYLGNSASKHVESRMRHDSSKRNSFDGGRYENRGREENRVVEEANREDGRRGRVEEEGSRSDAGNHKRSEGAVNLKQGLTSVPGGGPKKGLPTNLVDIFNQIAQFEKEKGAGPK comes from the exons atgGACAGAGAATTGTTGAGGCAGTGCCTGACGTATCATGGAGAATCGTTGttcaacaaactgaaatgtgagCAAACAGAAAACCCAGATTTCCAAGCCGTGGTGTCTGACCTGTGCAAGGCCACGTATGAAAG cagggGTGAAGGGCAGGACAGCCCCCTCGTGGAGCAGTTCGTTGCCAGGAAGGCTGACATCCTGTTTTGTCCCGCATGGCAGACCGCCACTCATAAAGAAGAGgagcatgaggaggaggaggaggctgcag AGCCCTGTGCCATCATGCCACCGGTGGAGTTATTCATGGAGGTGTCGTATGAGGAAAGAAGAGCCATGCTGTACAGAGACTTGGAGAAAGGAGACATTGTGGTGGGGAGGATCAACAACATTAGAGAATACGGCTTCTTCCTCACTCTTCTTTGCACGGCAGGAGGACTGAAGAGAGACATAGAAGATCTAGAGTTGTCG GCTCTTTGTTACATCAGAGAAATTCCCTCCACTGGCAGCCATGATGATCCTCTGTCCTACTACCAGATCGGGGACTTCATCAGGG CTGCCGTGAAAGATATTGACCGCTACCAGGAGAAAATCACGGTCTCCCTCCACCAGGCCTCCCTTTCTCCCAGCTTGGAGCACATCAAACTGGGTGTCATTCCCCGGGAGGAGCTTCCCATACACTACAG tCGTAGCGTCCGTGCAGCCGCTGACAGTGAGACGTATGAGTGTATACTGATGAGTTGCCACGGTTACCACAACCCCTCAGTAGTGGACTACCTGCTGGAGAAGGTGGGAGTCAGTGACACCCACCCACCATCAATGATGAGAGGACTGCAAAG TAAACTTTTCCAAGAGGAGGATTTTGCCTCTGCAATCCGGAAGAAACAGTCCGCATCGTGGGCCTTGAAGTG TGTCCGTGCAGGTGTGGACCACTTCAAACATGGTCGCCATGTGGAAGCCATGAATGAATACAACAAGGCCTTGGATATCGACACTAATAATGTAGAAGCACTGGTGGCACGTGGAGCTCT CTATGCTAACAAAGGCAGCATTGTGAAGGCTATAACAGACTTTGAGTTGGCCCTGGAGAGCTGTCCAGATCACCGCAACGCCAAGAAGTACCTCTGCCAGACgctggtggagagaggaaaaca gcTTGAAGAACAGGAGAAACTAGTAACAGCGGAGGGATTGTACAGGAGAGCTCTGACTCTCGATGACTTAAACCCTGAGGCGCAGGAGGCCCTGCACAAGATCACAGACACTATACAG AAATCAATTCGCCTGCGAGAAGAAGCGCTGGCTAAGGAGGAAGCGAAAGTTAAGAGCCAGACCAGCGCTGAGAAATTGCGTAAGATcttaaaagaggagaagag GATGAAGAAAAAACGCAAGAGAtcagcctcttcctcttcgtcGTCCTCCGCTTATTCCAGGAACTGCTCTTCTCCTtcgtcgtcttcctcctctcacaggaggtccaaaaagaaaaagaagaagaggaggaggtccgAGCGGGGCAGTAAGCGCCATCGCAGGATCTCCTCCCgggagagcaggaggagtgaggagggtAAGAGCGAAAGAAacgggagggaggaagaggagggtgaggtGGAGTGGTATCCCGCTCCACCCAACACCTCCGCCACCTTTCTCAACCAGAAGGGAGGGCCGGAGtttggagagagggatgaggcgGAGGTGAAGGAGAAGGACGCCGAAGACAGAAGGATCTGTCAGCTGTACTCTCTGTCGGCAGcttcagaggaggaagagtccGACTCCTCacgcagagagaggaggagaagggacagagaggggagcgggacaaagagagggaaaaactgTCCCAGTAGAAGcccagaaagagaggagagggcgagcaggagcagagaaaggagggataagagcagggagagagggaaggaggacaACAGGAAAGACCGGAGAGACAGCGACTCCAAGAGGAGAAGCAGCTTAGATGAGAGCAGAAAGCGCAAAGTGTCCTGCTCGTCGGCTGAGTCGGAATATTCACGCAAATCCAATTTCAAAGCCGAATATTTAGGGAACTCTGCGTCCAAACACGTGGAGAGTAGGATGAGACACGACTCCTCCAAGAGGAACTCCTTCGATGGAGGTAGGTATGAGAACAGAGGGCGGGAGGAGAATCGGGTGGTGGAGGAGGCAAACAGAGAGGACGGTAGgagaggcagagtggaggaggagggcagcagGTCAGATGCAGGAAACCATAAAAGGTCGGAAGGTGCTGTGAATCTTAAACAGGGTTTGACCTCGGTGCCGGGAGGAGGGCCTAAAAAAGGCCTCCCTACTAATCTGGTAGATATTTTCAATCAGATCGCCCAGTttgagaaggagaaaggagcCGGGCCAAAATAA